The following are encoded in a window of Algiphilus aromaticivorans DG1253 genomic DNA:
- a CDS encoding acyl-CoA dehydrogenase, producing the protein MSHLINRRDLDFLLYELLDTTSLCERERFASHDRATFDAVIDAAETLAVEAFADHAAKLDANEPEFDGERVHIIPEVKKALEAYIEGGFLGTAFDESDGGLQLPYTVSQSVAALFSAANIGTAGYPFLTGAAANLLKVVGSEAQQQRYMRPMIAGRFFGTMCLSEPQAGSSLGDIRTRAVPDGEGGYRLKGNKMWISCGEHDLSENIVHLVLARVEGDPPGTKGISLFVVPKFRINDDGSLGPRNDVRLVGLNHKMGYRGTVNTVLSFGDNDDCRAELVGEQGKGLAGMFHMMNEARIGVGMGASVLGYSGYLHSLTYARERPQGRSPAAPDPAKPPVPIIRHADVRRMLLAQKAYAEGGLALCLYCASLVDRQATTTGDDAERDRLGLLLDILTPVAKSWPSEYGLEANKLAIQVLGGYGYTREYPVERLYRDNRLNPIHEGTYGIQAIDLLGRKVTMREGAALKLLLRQIGETAQAVSEDPELQGFAAQLADGIDLVAETTRAVADRSTDAETYLANASAYLDMLGHLVLAWIWLRQAQLARAAEPASTADADFYAGKLQATRFFFNRELPKIRHWADIVARGEDSALSMRETWF; encoded by the coding sequence ATGAGCCATCTGATCAACCGCCGTGACCTCGACTTCCTGCTCTACGAGCTGCTCGACACCACATCCCTGTGCGAGCGGGAGCGCTTCGCGAGCCACGACCGTGCGACTTTCGATGCCGTCATCGACGCCGCCGAGACGTTGGCTGTCGAGGCCTTCGCCGATCACGCCGCCAAGCTCGATGCCAACGAGCCCGAGTTCGACGGTGAGCGCGTGCACATCATCCCGGAGGTCAAGAAGGCGCTGGAGGCCTACATCGAAGGCGGCTTCCTGGGTACGGCCTTCGATGAATCCGACGGCGGTTTGCAGCTGCCCTATACGGTCAGCCAGTCCGTGGCCGCGTTGTTCTCGGCCGCCAATATCGGCACGGCCGGCTATCCCTTCCTGACCGGCGCGGCGGCGAATCTGCTGAAGGTGGTGGGTTCCGAGGCGCAGCAGCAGCGCTACATGCGCCCCATGATAGCCGGGCGCTTCTTCGGCACGATGTGCCTCTCCGAGCCGCAGGCGGGCTCCTCGCTGGGTGATATCCGCACGCGCGCGGTGCCGGACGGCGAGGGCGGCTATCGGCTCAAAGGCAACAAGATGTGGATTTCCTGCGGTGAGCACGATCTGTCCGAGAATATCGTGCATCTGGTGCTCGCCCGCGTTGAAGGCGATCCGCCCGGCACCAAGGGCATCTCGCTTTTCGTCGTGCCCAAGTTCCGCATCAACGACGACGGCAGCCTTGGGCCGCGCAACGACGTGCGCCTGGTCGGGCTCAACCACAAGATGGGCTACCGCGGTACGGTGAATACCGTGCTCAGTTTCGGCGACAACGACGATTGCCGCGCCGAGCTGGTCGGCGAGCAGGGCAAGGGCCTGGCCGGTATGTTCCACATGATGAACGAGGCGCGTATCGGCGTCGGCATGGGGGCTTCGGTGCTGGGCTATTCGGGCTATCTGCATTCGCTGACCTATGCACGCGAGCGCCCGCAGGGCCGCTCGCCGGCGGCCCCGGATCCCGCCAAGCCGCCGGTGCCGATCATCCGTCACGCCGACGTGCGCCGCATGCTGCTGGCGCAGAAGGCCTACGCCGAGGGCGGGCTGGCGCTCTGCCTGTACTGTGCCTCGCTGGTGGATCGTCAGGCGACGACGACCGGGGACGACGCCGAGCGCGACCGCCTGGGCCTGCTGCTCGACATCCTCACGCCCGTTGCCAAGTCCTGGCCCTCCGAGTACGGCCTGGAGGCGAACAAGCTCGCCATCCAGGTGCTGGGCGGTTACGGCTACACGCGCGAGTATCCGGTCGAGCGGCTGTATCGCGACAATCGGCTGAACCCGATCCACGAGGGCACCTACGGCATCCAGGCCATCGACCTGCTCGGCCGCAAGGTGACGATGCGCGAGGGAGCGGCGTTGAAGCTGCTGCTGCGGCAGATCGGCGAGACCGCCCAGGCCGTATCGGAGGATCCCGAGCTGCAGGGCTTCGCCGCCCAGCTTGCCGACGGTATCGACCTCGTCGCGGAAACCACCCGCGCGGTGGCCGATCGCTCAACGGATGCCGAAACCTATCTTGCCAATGCCAGCGCCTATCTCGACATGCTCGGCCATCTGGTGCTGGCCTGGATCTGGTTGCGCCAGGCGCAGCTCGCGCGTGCCGCCGAACCGGCGAGCACTGCAGACGCCGATTTCTACGCCGGAAAGCTGCAAGCCACGCGCTTCTTCTTCAACCGCGAGCTGCCGAAGATCCGGCACTGGGCCGATATCGTTGCGCGCGGCGAGGACAGCGCGCTGAGCATGCGCGAGACCTGGTTCTAG
- a CDS encoding DUF2946 family protein, with protein MEDRMQRALARWPNVPALYGWLSLDRRGRWRIQGEIITRAQIIDTISANYLADEHGAWYFQNGPQRGYVQLEAAPLILRADSEDLCTHTGAAVTTPSSTWLDEHGNLLMATEHGPAQLDDTEAEWLLAHLKAGTASPDSEALEAALAISSGEATALSLRLGGQTLPLGRLDQTDAPAALGFIRDPQPAS; from the coding sequence ATGGAAGACCGCATGCAGCGCGCGCTGGCGCGCTGGCCCAACGTGCCCGCCCTCTACGGCTGGCTGTCGCTGGACCGGCGCGGCCGCTGGCGCATCCAGGGCGAGATCATCACGCGCGCGCAGATCATCGACACCATCAGCGCGAATTATCTCGCCGACGAGCACGGTGCCTGGTACTTCCAGAACGGCCCGCAGCGTGGCTACGTGCAGCTCGAGGCCGCTCCGCTGATTCTGCGCGCCGACAGCGAGGATCTGTGCACGCATACCGGCGCGGCCGTGACGACGCCGAGCAGCACCTGGCTCGACGAGCACGGCAATCTGCTGATGGCCACCGAGCACGGTCCGGCCCAGCTCGACGACACCGAGGCGGAGTGGCTACTCGCGCATCTGAAAGCCGGCACCGCCAGCCCGGATAGCGAGGCGCTGGAGGCCGCCCTCGCAATTTCCAGCGGCGAGGCCACAGCGCTGTCGCTGCGCCTGGGCGGCCAGACGCTGCCGCTGGGACGCCTCGACCAGACCGACGCCCCGGCTGCGCTCGGCTTCATCCGCGACCCGCAGCCCGCCTCCTGA
- the chrA gene encoding chromate efflux transporter → MAAVIETFLVFLRLGLTSFGGPVAHLAYFREAFVVRRQWLDEARFAEIVALSQFLPGPASSQAGMAIGMLRAGWPGLIAAWTAFTLPSALLLFGFAWLVQQDLAGTGGGWLTGIKAAVAAVVAHALIGMARSLLQLRVHWLIAATAALLMLLLGGVPAQLGVIGGSALIGLLLLREPTAATAPTAWQAPRRTRAAVACLLAFALLLAGLPAAAQLLDVPALAIVDRFYRAGALVFGGGHVVLPLLHGEVVSTGWVSDDDFLAGYAAAQAVPGPLFAFSAYLGGVMQGGGVTAAALALVGIFLPSMLLIGGVLPFWEQLRAVATVRRAVGGVNAGVVGLLAAVLWDPVLVEGVRDPASAGIAAVSLALLLQGRTPAWAVVLLAALAGSLLFGST, encoded by the coding sequence ATGGCCGCCGTCATCGAGACCTTCCTGGTATTCCTGCGCCTGGGGCTGACTTCCTTCGGCGGGCCGGTGGCGCATCTCGCCTATTTCCGCGAGGCCTTCGTCGTGCGGCGCCAGTGGCTGGACGAGGCGCGCTTCGCGGAGATCGTTGCGCTTTCGCAGTTCCTGCCGGGGCCGGCATCGAGCCAGGCCGGCATGGCCATCGGCATGCTGCGCGCCGGCTGGCCGGGGCTGATCGCGGCATGGACCGCCTTCACACTGCCATCGGCACTGCTCCTTTTCGGCTTCGCCTGGCTGGTGCAGCAGGATCTGGCGGGCACTGGCGGCGGCTGGCTGACGGGCATCAAGGCGGCGGTGGCCGCCGTGGTCGCGCACGCCCTGATCGGCATGGCGCGCAGTCTGCTGCAACTGCGGGTGCACTGGCTGATCGCCGCGACTGCCGCACTGCTCATGCTGCTACTGGGCGGCGTACCAGCCCAGCTCGGCGTCATTGGCGGCTCCGCCCTGATCGGGCTACTGCTGCTGCGCGAGCCGACTGCCGCTACGGCCCCTACAGCGTGGCAGGCCCCGCGCCGAACGCGCGCCGCCGTCGCCTGCCTGCTGGCATTCGCCCTGTTGCTGGCCGGTCTGCCAGCCGCCGCCCAACTGCTCGACGTCCCGGCACTAGCCATCGTCGACCGCTTCTACCGCGCCGGCGCTCTCGTCTTCGGCGGGGGCCACGTCGTGCTGCCGCTGCTGCACGGTGAGGTCGTCTCCACCGGCTGGGTCAGCGACGACGACTTTCTCGCCGGCTACGCCGCCGCGCAGGCCGTACCCGGCCCCTTGTTCGCCTTCTCGGCCTATCTCGGCGGTGTCATGCAGGGAGGCGGCGTGACGGCGGCAGCGCTGGCGCTAGTCGGCATATTTCTCCCGTCGATGCTCCTGATCGGCGGGGTCCTGCCCTTCTGGGAACAGCTGCGCGCTGTCGCCACAGTCCGTCGTGCGGTGGGCGGCGTCAACGCCGGTGTCGTCGGCCTCCTCGCCGCCGTGCTCTGGGACCCCGTGCTCGTCGAGGGCGTGCGCGACCCAGCCAGCGCCGGCATCGCCGCAGTCAGCTTGGCGCTGCTACTGCAAGGGCGCACCCCGGCCTGGGCCGTAGTGCTACTTGCCGCCCTCGCCGGCAGCCTGCTTTTCGGCAGCACCTAG
- a CDS encoding SDR family oxidoreductase yields MSQTIVLIGANGGIGLEMARQWQARGDTVIAAVREPSEALRALDLRIVEDIDIASDAAIDKLRAALEDTRIDLLYCNAGVMNGERLGDMAFDSIREQLEINSLGPLRAVEALLPRLSEGGKIGLMTSRMGSIADNDSGGKYGYRMSKAALNAAGKSLAVDLAPRGIHVAILHPGFVRTAMTGHNGHINPDEAAKRLIGLMDELNAARSGRFFHSDGSELPW; encoded by the coding sequence ATGTCGCAGACCATCGTGCTCATTGGCGCCAACGGCGGCATCGGCCTGGAAATGGCGCGCCAGTGGCAGGCGCGCGGAGACACCGTCATTGCCGCGGTGCGCGAGCCCAGCGAAGCGTTGCGCGCGCTCGACTTGCGCATCGTCGAGGACATCGACATCGCCAGCGACGCGGCCATCGACAAGCTGCGCGCAGCCCTCGAAGACACGCGCATCGACCTGCTCTACTGCAACGCCGGAGTCATGAACGGCGAGCGGCTCGGTGACATGGCCTTCGACAGCATCCGCGAGCAGCTGGAGATCAACAGTCTCGGCCCACTGCGCGCCGTCGAGGCGCTGCTACCCAGGCTCTCCGAGGGCGGAAAGATCGGGTTGATGACCTCGCGCATGGGCTCGATCGCCGACAACGACTCGGGCGGCAAGTACGGCTACCGCATGAGCAAGGCCGCGCTCAACGCCGCCGGCAAGTCGCTGGCCGTCGATCTCGCACCGCGCGGCATCCACGTCGCGATCCTGCATCCCGGCTTCGTGCGCACGGCCATGACCGGTCACAACGGCCACATCAACCCGGACGAGGCAGCCAAGCGGCTGATCGGGCTGATGGACGAGCTGAATGCCGCGCGCAGCGGCCGCTTCTTCCACAGCGATGGCAGCGAGCTGCCCTGGTAG
- a CDS encoding bifunctional nuclease domain-containing protein gives MMDWKPPVAWLAAGLLATAVEARELAVDEDSLVSVEVASVGIVRGAGAPVVLLRDPEDGTVVPIFIGPNEARAILRALRGEATPRPMTHDLLAATLSGLDAELSGVVVDALHDKVFHGALLLRDADGAQHIIDARPSDAIALAARSGARVRIAPEVLAAAGQTDWQSLGEEDIASALGITVVVATPELREAMELGDAEGVLVSHVRGPAADAGMTAGVLITAIDDTPPESPQHFLRLIRKSDGEQLRLRYQQGGETQHLELPTDLQLPPAAPVRSEENRPL, from the coding sequence ATGATGGACTGGAAACCCCCTGTCGCATGGCTAGCGGCCGGCCTGCTCGCCACCGCCGTCGAGGCACGCGAACTCGCCGTGGACGAGGATTCGCTGGTGTCGGTGGAAGTAGCCTCTGTCGGCATCGTGCGCGGCGCCGGCGCGCCGGTTGTGCTGCTGCGCGATCCCGAGGATGGAACCGTCGTGCCGATCTTCATCGGTCCGAATGAGGCGCGCGCCATCCTGCGCGCGCTGCGCGGCGAAGCGACCCCGCGACCGATGACGCATGATCTGCTGGCTGCGACGCTGAGCGGGCTCGACGCCGAGCTGTCCGGCGTCGTCGTCGACGCACTGCACGACAAGGTCTTCCACGGTGCGCTGCTACTCCGCGACGCCGACGGTGCGCAGCACATCATCGACGCCCGCCCCAGCGATGCCATCGCGCTGGCGGCGCGAAGCGGCGCGCGCGTGCGCATCGCCCCGGAGGTACTGGCTGCGGCAGGGCAGACGGACTGGCAGAGCCTGGGCGAGGAGGACATCGCCAGCGCGCTCGGCATCACGGTGGTCGTCGCCACGCCGGAGTTGCGCGAGGCGATGGAGCTGGGTGATGCCGAGGGCGTGCTCGTCAGCCACGTGCGCGGCCCCGCCGCCGACGCCGGCATGACGGCTGGCGTGCTGATCACCGCCATCGACGACACGCCGCCCGAATCGCCGCAGCACTTCCTGCGCCTGATCCGGAAATCCGATGGCGAACAGTTGCGCCTGCGCTACCAGCAGGGCGGAGAAACACAGCATCTGGAGCTTCCAACCGACCTGCAACTGCCACCGGCAGCACCCGTTCGCAGCGAGGAAAACCGCCCGCTGTAA
- a CDS encoding Na/Pi cotransporter family protein, whose protein sequence is MDWSLLGATLGGIGLLLLGMHIMTDGLREAAGDALRGLLVRATGRPLRAVASGVLITGIVQSSSAVTVATIGFVNAGLLNLTQAIPVIYGSNVGTTATAWLVALVGFHIDVRLLALPMIGVGMLLRVFAGPRRIGAVGMALVGFGIFFTGIDTLRVAFADIGSQMPIAQLVSGGWLGLFVALGLGFALTLLMQSSSAALTIILTVAAGGMVALPSAAVMVIGANLGTTSTALIAVIGATPNARRAAAAHFAFNLGTGVVALLLLPLLLWLLSLVAESTGEGASAAAVLALFHTAFNVLGVLIFLPLTPRLVAFVSARFRTAEEDLARPQHLDGTLLHTPSLALDALARELERAAALSRGCLIDALQPDHAAERLAAREATVTRLVDSIGDYCQQLQQTSMSADSAMAMAEALQALRHIGETAASARTLSESAASLSELPAEAREAVSEFAIYARAQMQAPEDSESDREARYQASKAELLRADSRVPVRTAVRHLERLGVIRDGLRSALRARQHLEALPRQAIGAELSN, encoded by the coding sequence ATGGACTGGTCGCTGCTCGGCGCCACTCTCGGCGGCATCGGCCTGCTGCTGCTGGGCATGCACATCATGACCGACGGCCTGCGCGAGGCCGCCGGCGATGCCCTTCGCGGCCTGCTCGTGCGGGCGACCGGGCGCCCCCTGCGCGCCGTGGCCAGCGGTGTGCTGATCACCGGCATCGTGCAGTCCTCAAGTGCGGTGACAGTGGCGACGATCGGCTTCGTCAATGCCGGTCTGCTCAATCTGACGCAGGCGATTCCCGTCATCTACGGCAGCAATGTCGGCACCACGGCCACCGCCTGGCTGGTCGCGCTCGTCGGCTTCCATATCGACGTACGCCTGCTGGCCCTTCCCATGATCGGCGTCGGCATGCTGCTGCGCGTCTTCGCCGGCCCGCGTCGCATCGGTGCCGTCGGCATGGCACTGGTGGGCTTCGGCATCTTCTTTACCGGCATCGACACCCTGCGCGTGGCCTTTGCCGATATCGGCAGTCAGATGCCGATCGCGCAGTTGGTCAGCGGGGGTTGGCTCGGACTGTTCGTCGCCCTCGGCCTCGGTTTCGCGCTGACGCTGCTCATGCAGTCGTCGAGCGCGGCGTTGACCATCATTCTTACCGTGGCGGCCGGCGGAATGGTGGCTCTGCCCAGCGCCGCGGTCATGGTCATCGGCGCCAATCTGGGCACTACCTCCACGGCGTTGATCGCGGTGATCGGCGCCACGCCCAACGCCCGGCGTGCGGCAGCCGCGCATTTTGCCTTCAATCTCGGCACCGGCGTTGTGGCGCTGCTGCTGTTGCCGCTGTTGCTATGGCTGTTGTCGCTGGTGGCGGAGAGTACCGGCGAGGGCGCCAGCGCGGCAGCGGTGCTGGCGCTGTTCCATACCGCCTTCAATGTGCTTGGAGTGCTGATCTTCCTGCCGCTGACGCCACGGTTGGTCGCTTTCGTTTCAGCCCGCTTCCGGACCGCGGAGGAGGATCTGGCTCGTCCGCAGCATCTTGACGGTACGCTGCTGCACACGCCATCGCTGGCCCTGGACGCGCTGGCGCGCGAGCTTGAGAGAGCGGCAGCGCTCAGTCGGGGGTGTCTCATCGACGCGCTGCAGCCCGATCACGCTGCCGAGCGGCTGGCAGCGCGCGAGGCGACGGTGACGCGTCTGGTAGACAGCATCGGCGACTACTGCCAGCAGTTGCAGCAAACCAGCATGAGCGCCGACTCAGCGATGGCCATGGCGGAGGCGCTGCAGGCGCTGCGCCACATCGGTGAAACGGCGGCGTCGGCGCGTACGCTGAGCGAGAGTGCTGCTTCGCTGAGCGAGCTGCCCGCAGAAGCGCGCGAGGCTGTCAGCGAATTCGCGATCTACGCCAGAGCGCAGATGCAGGCGCCCGAGGACAGCGAGAGCGATCGCGAGGCGCGCTATCAGGCGAGCAAGGCGGAACTGCTGCGTGCAGACAGCCGCGTGCCGGTGCGCACGGCGGTGCGTCATCTCGAACGGCTGGGCGTCATCCGGGACGGGCTGCGCTCGGCGCTGCGCGCGCGACAGCATCTGGAAGCGCTGCCGCGCCAGGCGATCGGCGCAGAACTGTCGAACTGA
- a CDS encoding DMT family transporter, with translation MSQVQAHRVARRGYLLGLALAIVGAVFFSGKAIIGKLLYVEGIDALELVALRMLLSAPFFALVGLWAWSQRPRPTAADALRIAVLGLLGYYAASLLDFMGLQYITAGLERLILFLTPSIVLLLGMTFFGRRVSGLQWLSMAFAYAGIALVVQHDLSIGGDGVALGAGLVFGAAVSYGLYLLLSGEIVQRVGTLRLVSLAMIACAVATITHYALARPLPGLFEQSAAVWQLSVINAVLCTVLPVFLIMSAIARIGAGVTAQAGMMGPVSTLALAWWILDEPVSGVQLAGTALVLAGILLLSAQRAS, from the coding sequence ATGTCCCAAGTTCAGGCTCATCGTGTCGCGCGTCGCGGCTATCTTCTCGGTCTCGCGCTGGCCATCGTCGGGGCGGTGTTCTTTTCCGGCAAGGCCATCATCGGCAAGCTGCTCTACGTCGAGGGTATCGACGCGTTGGAGCTGGTGGCGCTGCGCATGCTGTTGTCGGCGCCCTTCTTCGCGCTGGTTGGCCTGTGGGCCTGGTCGCAGCGACCGCGGCCGACGGCCGCTGACGCGCTGCGAATCGCGGTGCTCGGCCTGCTGGGCTACTACGCGGCCAGTCTGCTCGATTTCATGGGGCTGCAGTACATCACGGCCGGGCTGGAGCGGCTGATCCTCTTCCTGACGCCCAGCATCGTGCTGCTGCTGGGTATGACCTTCTTCGGTCGGCGCGTGAGCGGGCTGCAGTGGCTGTCGATGGCCTTCGCCTACGCCGGCATCGCGCTGGTCGTCCAGCACGACCTGAGCATCGGCGGCGATGGCGTCGCGCTGGGAGCCGGCCTGGTCTTCGGCGCGGCCGTCAGCTACGGGCTCTATCTGCTGCTGTCCGGCGAGATCGTGCAGCGCGTCGGCACGCTGCGGCTGGTGTCGCTGGCGATGATCGCCTGCGCCGTCGCAACCATCACGCACTATGCGCTGGCGCGGCCCTTGCCGGGGCTGTTCGAGCAGAGTGCGGCGGTCTGGCAGCTGTCCGTGATCAACGCCGTGCTGTGCACGGTGCTGCCGGTCTTCCTGATCATGTCCGCCATCGCGCGCATCGGCGCCGGCGTCACGGCGCAGGCCGGCATGATGGGGCCGGTGTCGACGCTGGCGCTGGCCTGGTGGATTCTCGACGAGCCGGTCAGTGGCGTGCAGCTCGCAGGTACGGCGCTGGTGCTGGCCGGCATCCTGCTGCTGTCGGCGCAGCGCGCAAGCTAG
- a CDS encoding SDR family NAD(P)-dependent oxidoreductase produces the protein MTNSLPLCAIVGAGPGNGRAFARRFADGGYRIALLARQPERLRELAADIPDALLHGCDVTRRDDVRNAAHRLEADHGCPQVLVYNAGSGVFGSVDDVDAEAFEEAWRTNAAGLLAWVQAVLPGMRAAGGGRIIVIGATAAKRGGAEFTAFASAKHAQYGLAQSLARKLAPENIHVSYVVIDGVIDTPRTREMLPDRTDNFFLKASDIAESVYQLAQQPPSARSFEIDLRPYGERW, from the coding sequence ATGACTAACTCGCTACCCCTCTGCGCCATCGTCGGCGCCGGCCCCGGCAACGGCCGGGCCTTTGCCAGGCGTTTCGCCGATGGCGGCTATCGCATCGCACTGCTGGCACGGCAGCCGGAGCGCCTGCGCGAACTGGCTGCCGACATCCCGGACGCGCTGCTGCACGGCTGCGACGTCACGCGCCGCGACGACGTACGCAATGCCGCGCACCGGCTCGAAGCCGATCACGGCTGCCCGCAGGTGCTGGTCTACAACGCCGGCTCGGGTGTCTTCGGCTCGGTGGATGACGTCGATGCCGAGGCCTTCGAAGAGGCTTGGCGCACCAACGCGGCCGGGCTGCTGGCCTGGGTGCAGGCAGTGCTACCCGGGATGCGCGCGGCCGGCGGCGGTCGCATCATCGTCATCGGCGCCACTGCCGCCAAGCGCGGCGGCGCCGAGTTCACGGCCTTCGCCAGCGCCAAACACGCCCAGTACGGCCTGGCGCAGTCACTGGCGCGCAAGCTGGCGCCGGAGAACATCCACGTCAGCTACGTCGTCATCGATGGCGTCATCGACACGCCGCGCACCCGGGAAATGCTCCCCGACAGGACGGACAACTTCTTCCTGAAAGCCTCGGACATCGCGGAGTCCGTCTACCAGCTCGCGCAGCAACCGCCGTCGGCGCGCAGCTTCGAGATCGATCTGCGCCCCTACGGCGAGCGCTGGTAG
- a CDS encoding type II toxin-antitoxin system RelE family toxin: MGWRIEFTASAERALRKLDPRVTRRIFAFLRERATADPRSHGKALQGDRVGYWRYRIGDYRVICHLEDQRLRVLVVRVAHRREIYRK; the protein is encoded by the coding sequence TTGGGTTGGCGGATTGAGTTCACCGCCAGCGCCGAGCGTGCGCTAAGAAAGCTCGATCCCCGGGTCACACGCCGCATCTTCGCCTTCCTGCGCGAGCGCGCCACTGCCGATCCACGCAGCCATGGCAAGGCGCTGCAGGGAGATCGGGTCGGCTACTGGCGCTATCGCATCGGCGACTATCGCGTGATCTGCCACCTGGAAGACCAGCGTCTGCGCGTGCTCGTGGTACGGGTGGCGCACCGGCGCGAGATCTACCGCAAGTAG
- a CDS encoding DUF5924 family protein, translating to MTLHSRPGAIWRRRDRLGRALRWTLRRRHVLMPLVSFVAGCASYFLVERSAAMAQGIAVMVLAGWLWILAEPLLGRILQRVSRGRISPRLLPLVTQSLHQETLFFALPFVAAATVWQSAQPLFLALVALAALATALDRIYIDRICAHPGRLMLFQAFCAFVAALVVVPLALHRDTTSALDTAAALMLLGLLPGALRWLRDVPARIWPRGALACLLLLAAGWGLRAHVPAVGLEAHELRATSTLDATLEPGPALTHIDATVLREQGLTAFAAIRAPLGLHQQLIFEWRHDGHVVERIGTDIAGGREAGYRTFTRKRNFPANPEGRWEIALLTADGQLLARTQLQVEV from the coding sequence ATGACACTGCACTCCCGACCGGGCGCTATCTGGCGCCGCCGCGACCGGCTCGGTCGCGCGCTGCGCTGGACCTTGCGCCGACGCCATGTGCTGATGCCGCTGGTCAGTTTCGTGGCCGGTTGCGCGAGCTACTTCCTCGTCGAGCGCAGTGCCGCCATGGCGCAGGGCATAGCCGTCATGGTGCTCGCCGGCTGGCTGTGGATCCTCGCCGAGCCGCTGCTCGGCCGAATCCTGCAGCGCGTCAGTCGCGGGCGCATCTCGCCGCGGCTGCTACCGCTGGTGACGCAGTCACTGCATCAGGAAACGCTGTTCTTCGCCCTGCCCTTCGTCGCAGCGGCCACGGTCTGGCAGAGCGCGCAGCCGTTATTCCTCGCTCTGGTGGCGCTGGCTGCGCTGGCCACTGCGCTGGACCGCATCTACATCGACCGCATCTGCGCGCACCCGGGCAGGCTGATGCTCTTCCAGGCCTTCTGCGCCTTCGTCGCGGCGCTGGTCGTCGTGCCGCTGGCGCTGCATCGCGACACCACCAGCGCGCTGGACACAGCGGCCGCGCTGATGCTGCTGGGGCTGCTGCCGGGCGCCCTGCGCTGGCTGCGTGACGTGCCCGCGCGCATCTGGCCGCGCGGCGCGCTCGCCTGCCTGCTGCTGCTCGCGGCGGGCTGGGGCTTGCGCGCACACGTTCCTGCCGTCGGCCTGGAGGCGCACGAGCTGCGCGCAACCAGCACGCTGGATGCCACCCTGGAACCCGGCCCCGCGCTGACGCACATCGACGCAACCGTGCTGCGTGAGCAAGGCCTGACGGCCTTCGCCGCCATCCGCGCGCCGCTCGGGCTGCACCAGCAGCTGATCTTCGAGTGGCGCCACGACGGCCACGTGGTCGAGCGCATCGGCACCGATATCGCCGGAGGGCGGGAGGCCGGGTACCGTACCTTCACGCGCAAGCGGAATTTCCCGGCCAATCCCGAGGGGCGCTGGGAGATCGCGCTGCTCACCGCGGACGGTCAGTTGCTGGCACGTACCCAGCTGCAGGTCGAGGTCTAG
- the relB gene encoding type II toxin-antitoxin system RelB family antitoxin — translation MTRMINFRADEALDERLSRLAELTGRTKTFYVREAVERHIEDLEDAYLADRVMARVERGEEGVKSLEALERELGLAD, via the coding sequence ATGACCCGCATGATCAATTTCCGCGCTGACGAGGCTCTCGACGAGCGTCTCTCGCGCCTGGCTGAGCTGACCGGCCGCACCAAGACCTTCTATGTGCGCGAGGCGGTGGAGCGGCACATCGAGGATCTGGAGGACGCATATCTGGCGGATCGGGTCATGGCGCGCGTCGAGCGCGGCGAGGAAGGCGTGAAGTCGCTGGAAGCGCTGGAGCGCGAGCTTGGGTTGGCGGATTGA